The DNA window TGCCACAAAAGAAGCGGCAGTCAGCCTGACTGCACTGGAAGATGGAAAAGCAGTCTTAAAAGTATATACGACAGGTGTGCGTGAAAACAGTAAGATTACAGTAAAACGTAAAGGTGTAATGCTCTATGAGACCTGTACCGATCTGTCACCGGAGCAGTGCTTCGGGGCAGAATTCGCTGTCGGAGAGAATCTGGAAGATTGTGTTGTAACCGTGATGCAGGGTGCACAGATCCTGGTATCTTATAAAGTATATAAATCAAAGCTGGAACCGGTTCCCAAACCGGCGGATGCCATTCCGGCACCGGAGAAACTGAAGACAACAGAAGAGCTGTATCTGGCAGCCACCCATCTGGAACAATACCGTCATGCAACCAGAGAACCGGCAGACTATTATCTGCATGGCCTGGAGCTGGATGGTACGGATATCCGTCTGAATAACGGATACGGTCTGTTGCTGTACCGACGGGGAAGAATCAAAGAGAGTATCCGGTACTTCCGGCAGGCAGTGAAAAAACAGACCTGGAAGAATCCGAATCCTTACCAGGGAGAATGCTATTTTAACCTGGGACTGGCACTGGCAGCGGATGGTCAGGAAGAGAAAGCCTTTGATGCATTTTATAAGTCTACCTGGAGCGCAGAAACGCAGAGTGCAGGTTTCTTCTGGCTGGCAAGACTGGCCTGCCGGAGAGGAGATTACGAAGAAGCACTGGAATATGTAGAAAAATCATTGATCAGCAACTGGCACAATATGAATGGGCGTACGCTGAAGGCAGCACTGTTACGAAAACTGGGTGCAGATGCTTCCGCATTCGTGGCAGAATGTCTGGCGATCGATCCGTTATCTCAGGGATGTCTGTATGAACAGGCGATGGCAGAAGGATCCGAAGAGCTGTGGCTGAAAACCATGCGGACAGAAAGTCATAATTTCAAAGAACTGGCACAGGAATATATCGAAGCAGGGCTGTACGAAGACGCGATTCACATTCTGGAAGCCTGCCCGAAGAAAGATCCGATCTGCTGGTATACACTGGGATATATTTATACACAGAAGGAAGAAAACAAAAAGGCTACCGAAGCGTTTGAAAAAGGAGAGACAGCCTGCCCGGATTACTGCTTCCCGAACAGGGTAGAAGAGATCCGGATTCTGGAAACTGTGATTGCCGGCTTACCACAGGCACCTATGGCGCATTACTATCTTGGCAACCTGCTGTATGATAAAAAGCAGTATACCCAGGCAGCAGGACACTGGGAGAAAGCAACAGAAGAAAAGAAAGACCTGTCACCGGCATATCGAAATCTGGCGATCTTCTATTACAATAAAGAAAATGATCATGGGAAAGCGATGGATGTCATGGAGAAGGCATGCACGCTGGATACGGAATATCCACGAATCTGGCTGGAGTACGATCAGCTGGCAGCCCGTATGAATCTTCCGGTGATGAAACGTCTGGAAGTGATGGAATCACATCCGGCGGTTACGGCAGGAAGAGATGATCTGTATCTGCGTTATCTCACGCTGTTAAACGATGTGGGACGTTACCAGGAAGCACTGGATGGTCTTCGTTCCCGTCAGTTCCATCCGTGGGAAGGCGGGGAAGGAAAAGTAAGCACCCAGTACAAATATGCACTGATCCATCTGGCTATGGAAAAACTGGAAGAGAAAGAACCACAGGAAGCACTGGAACTTCTGGAAGGAACCCTTTCTTATCCGGAGAATCTGGGAGAAGGAAAGCTTCCGAACGTACCGGATAATGAAGCTCATTATTATATGGGACTTGCGTACCGTCAGCTTGGTGATACAAAGAAAGCGGAAGAATATTTCCGTCTGGCGGCATCCGGTCCGCAGGAGCCGGGAAGCGTGCTGTACTATAACGATCAGCCATCGGATTTTATCTATTATCAGGGACTGGCAAACCAGGAACTGGGTATGGATCACGCAGCGAAGAAATCTTTCCATCAGTTACAGACGTTTGGGGAACAGCATCTGTTTGATCTGGTAGAGTACGATTACTTTGCAGTATCTCTTCCGGAGATCGAAGTCTTCCAGGAAGATCTTACACTGCGCAATGTACAGTACTGCAATTATCTGCGGGCACTTGGTCATCTGGGACTG is part of the Blautia faecicola genome and encodes:
- a CDS encoding DUF5107 domain-containing protein, yielding MEIMKVSMWEEDYVIPTYKVYPPEKNPLFIEKRAYQGSTGKVYPLPVTEKISDTKEDVTYRAVFLENEYLKVMILPEIGGRIQRAYDKTNGYDFVYYNHVIKPALVGLTGPWISGGIEFNWPQHHRPSTYSPVDYRLSENPDGSCTVYVGETDKMYGTKGMAAISLYPGKAYIEIKGQLYNPTDLPQTFLWWANPAVPVNDHTYSVFPPDVNAVMDHGKRAVSTFPIATGEYYKADYSAGVDISRYKNVKVPTSYMAAHSDYNFIGNYDEGVEAGLLHVADHHISPGKKQWTWGNGDFGRSWDRNLTETDGPYIELMTGVFTDNQPDFTWLKPQEEKTFVQYFMPYKGVGRVGNATKEAAVSLTALEDGKAVLKVYTTGVRENSKITVKRKGVMLYETCTDLSPEQCFGAEFAVGENLEDCVVTVMQGAQILVSYKVYKSKLEPVPKPADAIPAPEKLKTTEELYLAATHLEQYRHATREPADYYLHGLELDGTDIRLNNGYGLLLYRRGRIKESIRYFRQAVKKQTWKNPNPYQGECYFNLGLALAADGQEEKAFDAFYKSTWSAETQSAGFFWLARLACRRGDYEEALEYVEKSLISNWHNMNGRTLKAALLRKLGADASAFVAECLAIDPLSQGCLYEQAMAEGSEELWLKTMRTESHNFKELAQEYIEAGLYEDAIHILEACPKKDPICWYTLGYIYTQKEENKKATEAFEKGETACPDYCFPNRVEEIRILETVIAGLPQAPMAHYYLGNLLYDKKQYTQAAGHWEKATEEKKDLSPAYRNLAIFYYNKENDHGKAMDVMEKACTLDTEYPRIWLEYDQLAARMNLPVMKRLEVMESHPAVTAGRDDLYLRYLTLLNDVGRYQEALDGLRSRQFHPWEGGEGKVSTQYKYALIHLAMEKLEEKEPQEALELLEGTLSYPENLGEGKLPNVPDNEAHYYMGLAYRQLGDTKKAEEYFRLAASGPQEPGSVLYYNDQPSDFIYYQGLANQELGMDHAAKKSFHQLQTFGEQHLFDLVEYDYFAVSLPEIEVFQEDLTLRNVQYCNYLRALGHLGLGEKEKAEGLLTQILEKQGDYQGALAQKR